A single genomic interval of Flavihumibacter rivuli harbors:
- a CDS encoding SusD/RagB family nutrient-binding outer membrane lipoprotein, with protein MKKITQFIIMAGLVTGLSSCEKYLDVNTNPNAATKPPIKGLLSRVTYDAAQNVFRVSNITSYYVQYLSSPNAASPADTYEPIDASGTWTELYDNMSDAYDLHQLGVENGSTQYQGVAKVLQAMDLIHVHDLWGAAPFSNAFTGASVAPTYDNAETIYASILKLLDDGIALLGQTPAGTTLPTDNSDLIHNGNVASWVRTAHALKARMLNRVSKTTNYNASAVLAEVEAAYTAPGQDAAIRTFDVRNPWCQVAVNNQALLLDGWLSEQLIDAMNGKSFGIFDKRLEKMTDPTKFGDYRGTPNGRGRSGSGINNEECYINTTGYYSSTGSPLYIASLEEVRFIEAEAALRAGNRERAYAAYLKGIRESFDKMGVAAADRDAYLNDASVAVGSDALTLELIFKEKYKALFLSPETWSDARRADYQYKDFGLPLNASTSAFVRRLVYPTVETSRNGANAPDITDVTSRLWWDR; from the coding sequence ATGAAAAAGATAACCCAATTCATCATAATGGCCGGGTTGGTAACGGGGCTCAGTTCCTGTGAGAAGTACCTGGACGTGAATACCAATCCAAACGCGGCCACCAAACCTCCCATTAAAGGTTTGCTATCCAGGGTGACCTATGATGCAGCCCAAAATGTATTCAGGGTTTCCAATATTACTTCCTATTACGTGCAGTACCTGTCTTCGCCCAACGCAGCCAGTCCGGCCGATACTTATGAACCCATTGATGCGAGTGGTACCTGGACGGAGTTGTATGATAACATGAGTGATGCCTACGACCTGCACCAGTTGGGCGTTGAGAATGGTTCCACCCAATACCAGGGTGTGGCAAAGGTCCTGCAGGCGATGGACCTGATCCATGTGCATGACCTCTGGGGTGCAGCACCATTCAGTAATGCTTTTACAGGGGCAAGTGTAGCGCCTACCTATGACAATGCGGAAACCATCTATGCCAGTATCCTGAAATTGCTGGATGATGGCATTGCCTTGCTGGGCCAGACACCCGCTGGCACCACATTGCCAACCGATAATTCCGACCTGATCCATAATGGGAATGTTGCCTCCTGGGTCAGGACAGCCCATGCATTGAAAGCCCGTATGCTCAATAGGGTAAGCAAGACCACCAATTACAATGCTTCCGCTGTTCTGGCAGAAGTTGAAGCTGCTTATACTGCACCAGGACAGGATGCTGCGATCAGGACCTTCGATGTGCGCAACCCCTGGTGCCAGGTGGCGGTCAACAACCAGGCGTTGCTGCTCGACGGCTGGTTATCGGAGCAGTTGATCGATGCCATGAACGGCAAGAGCTTTGGCATTTTTGATAAGCGCCTCGAGAAAATGACGGACCCAACCAAGTTTGGTGATTACAGGGGTACGCCAAATGGAAGGGGAAGGAGCGGATCCGGCATCAATAATGAGGAATGCTATATCAATACCACCGGGTATTATTCCAGCACCGGTTCGCCACTTTATATTGCAAGTTTGGAAGAAGTGCGTTTCATTGAAGCGGAAGCTGCATTGAGGGCAGGCAACAGGGAAAGGGCTTATGCCGCCTACCTGAAGGGAATCAGGGAAAGTTTTGATAAGATGGGTGTTGCCGCTGCAGACCGGGATGCCTACCTGAATGATGCCAGTGTTGCAGTTGGATCCGATGCCCTGACCCTTGAGTTGATCTTTAAGGAAAAGTACAAGGCGCTCTTCCTGAGTCCGGAAACCTGGTCGGATGCAAGGCGTGCGGATTACCAGTACAAGGATTTTGGATTGCCGCTGAACGCCTCTACATCAGCTTTTGTCAGGAGGTTGGTTTACCCCACTGTGGAAACCAGCCGGAATGGGGCCAATGCGCCTGATATTACAGATGTGACATCAAGGTTGTGGTGGGATCGCTGA
- a CDS encoding phosphatidate cytidylyltransferase: MAFNWKTFRTRSGTAVIFVLVMMAGLLWNHWSFFLLFSVIHFGCWYEYQKLTAGFEPDYAGITPFHRFGVMLAGYALMLFLSGDQLALGGLSLHSLGWWMGLLFFFFLPIIELLFARRIQPKNIKASFLGILYISLSWGLLLDLRCIDAVWTRANGSPFELGKVLPLAIIFSIWINDTMAYIVGSLIGKTPLSVISPKKTWEGTIGGIILSVVVMGLIARGFGFPIVDACIIAAIAAITGTIGDLLESKLKRMAGVKDSGSFMPGHGGFLDRFDSLLFATPFVWIYVRAFMEGW, from the coding sequence ATGGCATTCAACTGGAAAACATTCAGGACCAGGAGTGGCACTGCTGTCATCTTTGTTTTGGTGATGATGGCTGGCCTGCTCTGGAACCATTGGTCCTTCTTCCTCCTGTTCTCGGTGATCCATTTTGGTTGCTGGTATGAATACCAAAAACTGACAGCGGGTTTTGAGCCTGATTATGCGGGCATCACCCCCTTCCACCGGTTTGGTGTGATGCTGGCAGGCTATGCGCTGATGCTCTTTCTCAGTGGCGACCAATTGGCATTGGGTGGCTTAAGCCTTCATTCCCTGGGTTGGTGGATGGGCTTGCTTTTCTTCTTCTTCCTTCCCATCATTGAACTGCTTTTCGCCCGGCGCATCCAGCCAAAGAATATCAAAGCTTCCTTTCTCGGCATTCTTTATATCTCCCTCAGCTGGGGATTGTTGCTGGACCTTCGCTGCATCGATGCGGTTTGGACCAGGGCGAACGGAAGTCCATTTGAACTGGGGAAGGTCTTGCCATTGGCCATCATCTTCTCCATCTGGATCAACGATACCATGGCCTATATCGTAGGGTCCCTGATCGGGAAAACCCCGCTATCGGTTATCTCCCCCAAGAAGACCTGGGAGGGGACCATCGGGGGTATCATCCTGAGCGTGGTGGTAATGGGACTTATTGCCAGGGGATTTGGTTTCCCGATTGTTGACGCCTGTATCATAGCCGCCATTGCTGCGATCACCGGAACAATAGGTGACCTTTTGGAGAGCAAGCTGAAGCGTATGGCAGGGGTGAAGGATAGCGGCAGTTTCATGCCTGGACATGGTGGTTTCCTGGATCGTTTCGATTCCCTGCTCTTTGCCACCCCATTCGTTTGGATCTATGTAAGGGCCTTCATGGAAGGTTGGTAA
- the dusB gene encoding tRNA dihydrouridine synthase DusB — MVKIDNIALPEFPLLLAPMEDVSDPPFRAVCKDNGADLMYTEFISSEGLIRDAIKSRQKLDIFDYERPIGIQIFGGDEEAMAMSAQIVDTVNPDLLDINFGCPVKKVVTKGAGAAVLKDINLMVRLTSACVRSTRLPVTVKTRLGWDHDSINIVEVAERLQDVGIKALSIHGRTRSQLYKGEADWTHIARVKENPRIKIPIFGNGDIDSPEKAVEYKKRFGVDGIMIGRAAIGYPWIFNEIKHFMATGEHLPPPTIEQRVEVIRKHLHRSVEWKGALAGINEMRRHYNNYLKGLPNIREYRLKLVTFKTVEEIDSVLDEITRTYTGFQFERRKVDMGAMAYSCDS, encoded by the coding sequence GTGGTAAAAATAGATAACATAGCGTTACCCGAGTTTCCCTTACTGCTCGCCCCGATGGAGGACGTGAGTGACCCGCCGTTCCGTGCCGTTTGCAAGGACAATGGTGCAGACCTCATGTATACCGAGTTCATTTCCAGTGAGGGACTGATCCGTGACGCCATCAAGAGCCGTCAAAAGCTGGACATTTTTGACTACGAGCGCCCCATCGGCATCCAGATCTTTGGCGGGGATGAGGAAGCCATGGCCATGAGTGCCCAGATCGTGGATACGGTGAACCCGGACCTGCTCGACATCAACTTCGGCTGTCCGGTCAAAAAAGTGGTCACCAAGGGAGCAGGGGCTGCGGTGCTGAAAGACATCAACCTGATGGTTCGCCTCACTTCCGCTTGCGTAAGATCCACCCGCCTGCCGGTAACGGTAAAGACCAGGCTGGGTTGGGATCACGACTCCATCAATATTGTAGAAGTAGCAGAAAGGCTCCAGGATGTAGGCATCAAGGCCCTGTCCATCCACGGCCGTACCAGGAGCCAATTGTATAAGGGAGAAGCCGACTGGACCCATATTGCCAGGGTAAAGGAAAACCCCAGGATCAAGATCCCCATCTTTGGGAATGGCGATATCGATTCCCCTGAAAAAGCAGTGGAATACAAGAAGCGCTTCGGTGTTGACGGCATCATGATCGGCCGCGCGGCTATCGGTTATCCCTGGATCTTCAATGAGATCAAGCATTTCATGGCCACCGGTGAACACCTCCCCCCTCCTACCATTGAACAAAGGGTGGAAGTGATCCGCAAACACCTGCACAGGTCTGTAGAGTGGAAAGGAGCCCTGGCCGGCATCAATGAAATGCGCAGGCATTATAACAATTACCTCAAAGGACTTCCCAATATCCGCGAATACCGGCTGAAGCTGGTTACTTTTAAAACAGTGGAGGAGATCGATAGTGTGCTGGATGAGATCACCAGGACCTACACCGGCTTCCAGTTCGAAAGAAGGAAAGTGGATATGGGTGCGATGGCCTATAGCTGCGACAGCTAG
- the pheS gene encoding phenylalanine--tRNA ligase subunit alpha, with the protein MESIVQQIAAYRQEISEYQVDGAASLEAYRIKFLGTKGIVKGLFGEMKSVPNEQKKDFGAILNEFKTFAESKYEEWKAAISATEEKGSSIDLTLPGDPMPLGSRHPISLVRNEIVSIFRRLGFSVAEGPEIEDDWHNFTALNLPENHPARDMQDTFYLNQGPDWLLRTHTSNVQVREMEKGKLPIRVVCPGRVYRNETISARAHCFFHQVEGLYIDEHVSFADLKQTLYFFVQEMFGKDVKVRFRPSYFPFTEPSAEMDISCLLCNGDGCNVCKHTGWVEILGCGMVHPQLLENSGIDSNKYTGFAFGMGIERITMLKYQINDLRLFSENDVRFLRQFNAAL; encoded by the coding sequence ATGGAATCAATCGTACAGCAGATCGCTGCATACAGGCAAGAAATATCGGAATACCAGGTTGACGGAGCTGCTTCGCTGGAAGCCTACAGGATCAAGTTTCTCGGTACCAAGGGCATTGTAAAAGGGTTGTTCGGTGAAATGAAGAGTGTCCCGAATGAACAGAAGAAGGATTTTGGTGCCATCCTGAACGAATTCAAAACCTTTGCTGAATCCAAATACGAAGAGTGGAAAGCTGCTATTTCCGCTACAGAGGAGAAGGGCAGTTCCATTGACCTGACCCTGCCCGGTGACCCGATGCCACTGGGTTCCAGGCACCCGATCAGCCTGGTGCGCAATGAGATCGTGTCTATTTTCAGGAGGCTCGGTTTTTCTGTAGCCGAAGGCCCGGAGATCGAAGACGACTGGCACAACTTTACAGCATTGAACCTGCCGGAGAACCACCCCGCCAGGGATATGCAGGATACTTTTTACCTGAACCAGGGCCCAGACTGGTTGCTTCGTACCCACACCAGTAATGTGCAGGTGAGGGAAATGGAGAAAGGCAAGTTGCCCATCAGGGTGGTATGCCCGGGAAGGGTTTATCGTAATGAGACCATTAGCGCGCGTGCACACTGCTTCTTCCACCAGGTAGAAGGCTTGTATATTGATGAGCATGTTTCCTTCGCCGACCTGAAGCAGACCCTCTATTTCTTTGTGCAGGAAATGTTTGGCAAGGATGTGAAGGTACGCTTCCGTCCCTCTTATTTTCCCTTTACGGAGCCCAGCGCCGAGATGGACATCAGCTGCCTGCTCTGTAATGGCGATGGTTGTAATGTTTGTAAGCATACCGGTTGGGTAGAGATCCTGGGTTGTGGCATGGTGCATCCGCAACTGCTGGAGAATAGCGGTATCGACAGTAATAAGTATACCGGCTTTGCCTTTGGTATGGGTATTGAACGCATTACCATGTTGAAATACCAGATCAATGACCTGCGACTGTTCAGTGAAAACGATGTTCGTTTCCTCAGGCAGTTCAATGCGGCTTTATAA
- a CDS encoding SulP family inorganic anion transporter, whose amino-acid sequence MPILNWMPRYQTGLLTSDLVAGVTLASFVLPESMAYATLAGVPPYFGIYCCLVGGLVFAFFTTSKQMAIGPTSAISLMVGSTVATLSGGDPARWAAIAALSALAVALICFISFGFRLSSLVNFISDSILLGFKAGAALSIMVTQVPKLFGVEGGGAHFFERIWLLVQRIPDSNWVVLLFGLVALLLLFLGDRYFPGKPVSLAVVILSIVVVSLTNLASFGIHVTGNIPGTLPSFGRPSLRFKDVDGVLELSIACFLMGYIETVSAARTFAIKHGYDVNARQELLSMGFANLGTAFFSGYVVAGGLSQSTVNDKSGAKTPLSLIFCSAALSIILLFLTGLLYNLPEVMLAAIVLHAVSGLIKVKELKRLRQLSRMEFTVAMFAFGSVLLFGILKGVLLAVMMSLVMLIKRWSDPYVAVLGRIGESHSYSDVARHPENIQYPGILILRPETAIVYFNSENLQTKIAQQILDKGKDLKLVVLDLSVSIYVDVSGSKMLLQLSEQLEKQGVLLRIVDAHSKVRDILRKQGIEKMVGHVSRKVTIADVVEEYTTGNTGMDT is encoded by the coding sequence ATGCCTATCCTTAACTGGATGCCACGGTATCAAACGGGCCTGCTGACCAGTGACTTGGTGGCTGGTGTCACCCTTGCTTCCTTTGTATTACCGGAGTCGATGGCCTATGCTACCCTGGCAGGTGTTCCACCTTATTTCGGGATCTATTGTTGCCTTGTAGGAGGTTTGGTATTTGCCTTCTTCACCACCTCAAAACAAATGGCTATAGGTCCTACCTCCGCTATCTCATTGATGGTTGGGTCTACAGTGGCCACCCTTTCCGGCGGTGATCCTGCCCGATGGGCCGCCATTGCCGCCTTGTCTGCACTGGCAGTGGCATTGATCTGTTTTATTTCTTTTGGTTTCCGTCTAAGTTCATTGGTGAATTTTATCAGTGACAGTATCCTGCTCGGTTTTAAAGCCGGGGCTGCCCTTTCTATTATGGTCACACAGGTTCCCAAACTCTTTGGGGTAGAAGGAGGTGGTGCCCATTTCTTTGAACGCATTTGGTTGCTGGTGCAGCGGATTCCGGATTCAAATTGGGTAGTATTGCTCTTTGGCCTGGTTGCATTACTGCTGCTCTTTTTAGGTGATCGCTATTTCCCTGGTAAGCCCGTTTCCCTTGCAGTGGTCATTCTTTCCATAGTAGTGGTTAGCCTTACCAATTTAGCGTCTTTTGGTATTCATGTTACCGGCAATATACCCGGCACGCTACCTTCCTTCGGCCGTCCATCCCTGCGTTTCAAGGACGTGGATGGGGTCTTGGAATTGTCCATTGCCTGCTTCCTTATGGGATATATAGAAACTGTGTCTGCGGCCCGCACTTTTGCCATCAAGCATGGTTATGATGTCAATGCAAGGCAGGAATTATTGTCCATGGGATTTGCCAATCTTGGCACGGCATTTTTCAGTGGCTATGTGGTGGCAGGAGGGTTATCACAGTCAACGGTCAATGATAAATCAGGTGCCAAAACCCCTTTGTCCCTTATATTCTGTTCTGCTGCACTTTCAATCATCCTGTTGTTCCTGACGGGATTGTTGTATAACCTTCCTGAAGTGATGCTGGCTGCTATTGTATTACATGCAGTGTCGGGATTGATCAAAGTGAAAGAACTCAAACGCCTTCGCCAACTAAGCCGGATGGAATTTACCGTTGCAATGTTCGCTTTTGGATCTGTTCTGCTCTTTGGCATATTAAAAGGGGTATTGCTGGCTGTTATGATGTCGCTGGTGATGCTGATCAAACGGTGGTCTGATCCCTATGTTGCTGTGCTGGGTCGGATCGGGGAGTCCCATTCTTATTCTGATGTGGCGCGACATCCTGAGAATATCCAATATCCGGGTATCCTCATCCTTCGGCCGGAAACAGCTATCGTTTATTTCAACAGCGAGAACCTCCAAACGAAGATCGCACAGCAGATCCTGGACAAGGGAAAGGACTTGAAACTGGTGGTGCTTGACCTGTCCGTTTCGATCTATGTAGATGTATCGGGCTCCAAAATGCTGCTCCAGCTTTCGGAACAGTTGGAAAAGCAAGGGGTGCTCCTCCGTATTGTTGACGCTCACTCCAAGGTTCGGGATATCCTTCGTAAACAGGGCATCGAAAAAATGGTAGGGCATGTCAGCCGGAAGGTCACCATTGCAGATGTTGTGGAGGAGTATACTACCGGGAATACCGGGATGGATACCTAA
- the tadA gene encoding tRNA adenosine(34) deaminase TadA, with protein MLNDEHFMRHALREAQRAFEEGEVPVGAVVVMNGRVVARGYNQVEKLNDPTAHAEMIALTSAFNLLGAKYLPDATLYVTVEPCLMCTGALYWSKVGRIVWGASDEKNGHEHITRDQWPFHQKATIEKGVLKEECAQLMKDFFKARR; from the coding sequence ATGCTGAATGACGAGCATTTTATGCGACACGCCCTCCGGGAAGCCCAAAGGGCCTTTGAAGAGGGCGAAGTACCAGTGGGCGCAGTGGTGGTCATGAATGGCAGGGTGGTAGCGAGGGGTTATAACCAGGTGGAAAAACTGAATGACCCTACGGCGCATGCCGAAATGATCGCCCTGACCTCTGCCTTCAACCTTCTGGGTGCCAAATACCTTCCTGATGCCACCTTGTATGTAACGGTGGAACCCTGCCTGATGTGCACGGGTGCCCTATACTGGAGCAAGGTTGGCCGTATCGTTTGGGGCGCGAGTGATGAAAAGAATGGTCATGAACACATCACGCGCGACCAATGGCCATTTCACCAGAAAGCCACCATTGAAAAAGGAGTACTGAAAGAAGAATGCGCGCAATTGATGAAAGACTTCTTTAAAGCCAGGAGATAA
- a CDS encoding aldehyde dehydrogenase, translated as MMTQSIAPSADVSTSALTGKLNAMRQYFQSGATRSYGFRRAQLERLRSALLHHEAELYDALHRDLHKNKEEVWITETGFVLAEIKATIKDLKRWMSPERVSTNMLNLPSTSYIYKEPMGVVLIIGPWNYPLQLLFSPLVGAIAAGNVVVLKPSEFAPATAVVMRKIIESTFEPEYISMVEGDGAVVIPAMMNEFSFDHVFFTGSPAIGKIIYEMAAKRMVPVTLELGGKSPCVVESDANLKVAVKRIAVTKFSNAGQMCVAPDYILVHESVKAAFIEEMKHCILKFFSEDAKQSYNYGRIINARQLARLRSYLANGNILHGGSFDEDSLYLEPTLMEPYSLDVPVMQDEIFGPIPPIISFRTAEEARAIIARHPNPLAFYVYTSSSVKEEEWINAVPFGGGCVNNSSWHLTNHNLPFGGRGFSGTGAYHGKFSFDVFSHRKSVMKTPTWFDPAIKYPPFKGKLGLFKKVLG; from the coding sequence ATGATGACCCAATCGATTGCCCCATCTGCTGATGTAAGCACCTCTGCGCTGACCGGTAAACTGAATGCCATGCGTCAGTATTTCCAATCCGGTGCTACCCGTTCCTATGGTTTCCGGCGCGCCCAGCTGGAGCGTTTACGTTCAGCGCTCTTGCACCATGAAGCGGAATTATATGATGCCCTGCATCGCGACCTGCATAAGAATAAGGAGGAAGTATGGATCACCGAAACCGGTTTTGTGCTGGCAGAGATCAAGGCTACCATCAAGGACCTGAAGCGTTGGATGAGTCCTGAGCGTGTGTCCACCAATATGCTCAATCTTCCATCGACCAGTTATATCTATAAGGAGCCAATGGGTGTGGTATTGATCATCGGGCCCTGGAACTATCCGCTGCAACTATTGTTCAGTCCACTGGTGGGCGCCATAGCAGCAGGTAATGTGGTGGTGCTGAAGCCTAGTGAGTTTGCACCTGCCACGGCGGTGGTGATGCGCAAGATTATTGAGTCGACCTTTGAACCGGAGTATATCAGTATGGTGGAAGGGGATGGCGCAGTGGTGATCCCGGCCATGATGAATGAGTTCAGTTTTGATCATGTGTTCTTTACCGGTAGTCCGGCCATTGGAAAGATCATCTATGAGATGGCTGCCAAAAGAATGGTGCCCGTTACCCTGGAGCTGGGCGGCAAAAGCCCTTGCGTAGTGGAGTCCGATGCTAACCTGAAAGTGGCTGTGAAAAGGATCGCTGTGACCAAATTTTCCAATGCGGGGCAAATGTGTGTTGCCCCTGATTATATCCTTGTGCATGAGTCCGTGAAAGCTGCTTTTATCGAAGAGATGAAACACTGCATCCTCAAATTCTTTTCTGAAGACGCAAAGCAGAGTTACAATTATGGAAGGATCATCAATGCCCGTCAATTGGCCAGATTGCGTTCCTATCTGGCCAATGGGAATATTTTGCATGGTGGTTCTTTTGATGAGGATTCCCTTTACCTGGAGCCTACACTCATGGAGCCCTATTCCCTCGATGTGCCTGTAATGCAGGATGAGATATTTGGTCCGATCCCGCCCATCATTTCCTTCCGGACAGCTGAAGAGGCGAGGGCCATCATCGCGAGGCACCCGAATCCACTTGCCTTTTATGTGTATACTTCCAGTAGTGTGAAAGAGGAGGAATGGATCAATGCCGTTCCTTTTGGCGGTGGATGCGTTAACAATTCCAGCTGGCACCTTACCAACCATAACCTGCCTTTTGGTGGAAGGGGTTTTAGTGGAACCGGGGCCTATCACGGTAAGTTCTCCTTTGATGTGTTCAGCCACCGCAAGTCCGTAATGAAAACGCCCACCTGGTTCGATCCCGCTATCAAGTACCCGCCATTCAAGGGTAAGCTTGGACTCTTTAAAAAAGTATTGGGCTGA
- a CDS encoding TlyA family RNA methyltransferase: protein MEEPLRLDKWLVQNGLVESREKARQMIEAGVVKVNGNVVTKPAFLVVESNTIVVTEKVLRYVSRGALKLEKAIRTFGLQLAEKVVLDIGASTGGFTDCSLQHGARKVFAIDVGTDQLHPSLRSDDRIRYWEQLHIKDLKPGDLGEPVDLIVIDVSFISLTLVFPYLDQFLQPDGKIIALIKPQFEVGPKVHLKGGIVKDRKLRKQAVLDVMKSAASFGFYLQDIVPTDADPSVKNVEYMAMFDRRLPGLHDSLVWKKAELT, encoded by the coding sequence ATGGAAGAACCATTACGACTGGATAAATGGCTGGTGCAAAATGGCCTGGTGGAATCAAGGGAAAAAGCCAGGCAAATGATCGAGGCCGGGGTGGTGAAGGTAAACGGGAATGTGGTCACAAAGCCCGCCTTTCTTGTTGTCGAATCCAATACTATTGTAGTCACCGAAAAGGTCTTGCGTTACGTTAGCCGAGGGGCCCTGAAATTAGAGAAGGCCATCCGGACCTTTGGCCTTCAGCTGGCCGAAAAGGTAGTGCTGGATATTGGGGCATCTACCGGTGGCTTTACTGATTGCAGCCTGCAGCATGGTGCAAGGAAGGTTTTTGCCATCGATGTTGGTACAGACCAACTGCATCCCAGCCTGCGTTCGGATGATCGTATCCGTTATTGGGAACAGTTGCATATCAAGGACCTGAAACCTGGCGATCTTGGAGAACCAGTGGACCTGATCGTGATCGATGTTTCCTTCATCAGCCTTACACTTGTCTTTCCCTACCTTGACCAGTTCCTTCAGCCGGATGGGAAGATCATTGCCCTCATCAAGCCGCAGTTTGAAGTGGGACCGAAAGTCCACCTGAAAGGGGGGATTGTAAAGGACCGTAAGCTCAGGAAGCAAGCTGTCCTGGATGTGATGAAAAGTGCAGCTTCTTTCGGGTTCTATTTGCAGGATATTGTACCAACAGATGCTGATCCCTCCGTAAAGAATGTAGAATATATGGCCATGTTTGACCGCCGGTTGCCGGGCTTGCACGACAGCCTGGTATGGAAGAAGGCAGAACTGACCTAG
- a CDS encoding CPBP family intramembrane glutamic endopeptidase, with protein sequence MNSTYLKYKPAWLQLFIFGSLTFGIYLVLGFVAFYGVAQYFNLPVQQLTELSFDKPGVLPAMKLLQGLLSVVIFLLPALVFAYLSDPRPLPYVGLRKPIPPVFYVLGVILLIGAFPVASWLSYLNQHLHLPASMKSTEDAMKLAEENANKLLKAMLAMKGTGDLVAMIFLLAVLPAVCEELFFRGVLQRLFIQITTRPLVGVIITAALFSAFHGQFYGFLPRLMLGVLLGLLYWYSGSIWPSIIGHFLNNALQIFMVYKNPAFADQEPNLSPGWVFVSLALIAAVIWYSIRISHTHYGEVYDNDEELFMPTDNDTKPL encoded by the coding sequence ATGAATAGTACCTATTTGAAATATAAACCGGCCTGGTTGCAGCTGTTTATTTTTGGATCGCTGACCTTCGGCATCTATCTCGTACTTGGTTTTGTAGCCTTTTATGGTGTGGCTCAATACTTTAACCTGCCAGTTCAGCAACTCACGGAGCTTTCCTTTGACAAGCCGGGGGTGCTGCCGGCGATGAAACTCCTGCAGGGATTGCTCTCTGTGGTCATCTTCCTTTTGCCTGCATTGGTCTTCGCCTATCTTTCCGATCCCAGGCCCCTGCCCTATGTGGGATTGCGTAAACCAATCCCCCCTGTTTTTTATGTACTGGGAGTGATCCTGTTGATCGGGGCCTTCCCGGTGGCCAGCTGGTTGTCCTACCTGAACCAGCACCTGCACTTGCCTGCTTCCATGAAATCCACTGAAGATGCCATGAAACTGGCTGAGGAGAATGCCAATAAATTACTGAAGGCCATGCTGGCCATGAAGGGAACCGGCGACCTGGTGGCCATGATCTTCCTGCTGGCGGTATTGCCCGCTGTTTGTGAGGAGTTGTTTTTCAGGGGCGTGCTGCAGCGTTTGTTTATCCAGATCACCACCAGGCCATTGGTTGGCGTGATCATTACCGCTGCCCTATTTTCGGCCTTCCATGGACAATTCTATGGTTTCCTGCCCAGGCTGATGCTGGGTGTGCTGCTGGGTTTGTTGTATTGGTATAGTGGCAGTATCTGGCCAAGCATTATCGGCCATTTCCTCAACAATGCCCTCCAGATATTCATGGTGTATAAAAACCCGGCCTTTGCCGACCAGGAACCCAACCTTTCCCCTGGTTGGGTCTTTGTGAGCCTGGCCCTTATTGCTGCGGTGATCTGGTACAGTATCAGGATTTCCCATACCCATTATGGTGAGGTGTACGATAATGATGAAGAATTATTCATGCCTACTGATAACGACACCAAACCCTTATAA
- a CDS encoding glutathione peroxidase, translated as MWKKLLLAGTLLAIVLLVIFQSNEHMTGRQRILKWFYPVIMKLSSLGGARDKVLKGKDIAPPVDFYSLRSQLGNGTGFDFSQLKGKKVLLVNTASDCGYTAQYESLQALQERFPNELVVLGFPANDFKEQEKGSDEEIATFCKVNFGVSFPLMKKSVVVNGGQQNPVFAWLSDPAQNGWNQQAPTWNFSKYLVNEQGRLLGYFDPGVSPLDDQIVQLITAH; from the coding sequence ATGTGGAAGAAACTCCTGCTTGCCGGAACTTTGCTGGCCATTGTACTGTTAGTAATCTTTCAATCAAACGAGCATATGACCGGTAGGCAACGTATTTTGAAATGGTTCTATCCCGTGATCATGAAATTGTCGTCCCTCGGCGGCGCAAGGGATAAAGTATTGAAGGGAAAGGATATTGCTCCCCCTGTTGATTTTTATTCCCTTCGTTCCCAATTGGGCAATGGCACTGGTTTCGACTTCAGTCAACTGAAGGGAAAGAAAGTATTGCTGGTGAATACAGCCAGTGATTGCGGTTATACGGCACAGTATGAATCCCTGCAGGCGCTGCAGGAACGCTTTCCCAATGAACTGGTGGTGCTGGGATTTCCTGCCAATGATTTTAAGGAGCAAGAGAAGGGATCCGACGAGGAGATTGCCACCTTTTGTAAGGTCAACTTTGGCGTGAGTTTCCCGTTGATGAAGAAATCAGTGGTTGTCAATGGTGGCCAGCAAAACCCCGTTTTTGCCTGGTTGTCTGACCCTGCGCAGAACGGCTGGAACCAACAGGCCCCTACCTGGAATTTCAGTAAATACCTGGTGAATGAACAAGGACGCCTACTGGGGTATTTTGATCCCGGTGTATCCCCCCTCGATGATCAGATCGTACAATTAATCACTGCGCATTAA